One Hordeum vulgare subsp. vulgare chromosome 4H, MorexV3_pseudomolecules_assembly, whole genome shotgun sequence DNA window includes the following coding sequences:
- the LOC123447898 gene encoding berberine bridge enzyme-like Cyn d 4, whose amino-acid sequence MTVLRGLALVLSVTFFSSCLISAPSLASSDGFLQCIREKIPSQLLYTQCNTNFTAVLASSVRNPRFFTNTTVRPIFVITPNDASHVQAAVLCGRWQGVRLRVRSGGHDYEGLSYRSARPEVFGLLDLGNLRTISINQWEYTAWVDSGATIGELYYTIAKNNPEVAFPAGECPTIGVGGHFSGGGVGMMMRKYGLSIDNILDAKLVNANGELLDRATMGEDLFWAIRGGGGGSFGIVLSWKVHLVQVPPKVTVFSIAKTLEQGAIDILTKWQDVGPSLPSNLMITVMLSGQQAAFRAMYLGTCSSLVATMGEQLPELNMTSADCQPMTWLQSTALSFITFSSNNITLEEALLSRTTSLSTFTKVKSDYVTRAIPKAAWKDIFSWFTMKGAGLIVLEPHGGLMATIPTAATPYPHRSGVLYIIQYIAFWQGDGGVAATTWLGSFYDFMGHYVSNNPRQAYVNFRDLDIGQNVVADDVSSSESGKVWGERYFMSNYQRLASVKATADPMDYFRNEQSIPPLLPVPTYNDYNDDPSEQRFMPRDPIN is encoded by the coding sequence ATGACGGTGCTCAGAGGCCTAGCACTCGTGCTCTCTGTGACCTTCTTCTCAAGCTGCCTCATCTCAGCTCCTTCCCTAGCTTCCTCTGATGGCTTCCTCCAGTGCATAAGGGAGAAGATACCCAGCCAGCTCCTCTACACTCAGTGCAACACAAACTTCACCGCCGTACTGGCCTCCTCCGTTAGGAACCCCAGGTTCTTCACCAACACCACCGTAAGGCCGATCTTCGTCATCACGCCGAACGACGCCTCCCACGTCCAGGCCGCCGTGCTCTGCGGCCGCTGGCAGGGCGTCCGCCTCCGCGTGCGCAGCGGCGGTCATGACTACGAGGGCCTCTCGTACCGGTCGGCGCGGCCCGAGGTGTTCGGGCTGCTCGACCTCGGAAACCTCCGGACCATCAGCATCAACCAGTGGGAGTACACGGCCTGGGTCGACTCTGGCGCCACCATCGGGGAGTTGTACTACACCATCGCCAAGAATAACCCGGAGGTCGCGTTCCCGGCTGGCGAGTGTCCGACCATCGGCGTGGGCGGTCACTTCAGCGGCGGTGGTGTCGGCATGATGATGCGCAAGTACGGCCTCTCCATCGACAACATCCTCGACGCCAAGCTGGTCAACGCCAACGGTGAGCTCCTCGACAGGGCCACCATGGGGGAGGACCTCTTCTGGGCCatccgaggcggcggcggcggcagctttGGCATCGTGCTCTCATGGAAGGTCCACCTCGTGCAGGTCCCACCGAAGGTCACGGTGTTCAGCATCGCAAAGACGCTTGAGCAGGGCGCCATAGACATCCTTACCAAATGGCAAGACGTCGGCCCATCGCTCCCCAGCAACCTCATGATAACGGTGATGCTGTCGGGGCAGCAAGCCGCGTTCCGGGCCATGTACCTTGGCACGTGCAGCTCGCTCGTGGCGACGATGGGTGAACAGCTGCCGGAACTCAACATGACCAGCGCCGACTGCCAGCCCATGACCTGGCTCCAGTCCACGGCCTTGTCCTTCATCACCttcagcagcaacaacatcacGCTGGAGGAGGCGCTCCTGAGCAGGACCACCAGCCTGAGCACCTTCACCAAGGTCAAGTCCGACTACGTCACGCGCGCCATCCCCAAGGCCGCGTGGAAGGACATCTTTTCCTGGTTCACCATGAAGGGCGCCGGGCTCATCGTGCTGGAGCCCCACGGCGGCCTCATGGCCACCATCCCCACCGCCGCAACGCCGTACCCGCACCGGAGCGGTGTGTTGTACATCATCCAATACATCGCGTTCtggcagggcgacggcggcgtggcgGCGACAACCTGGCTCGGCAGCTTCTACGACTTCATGGGGCACTACGTGAGCAACAACCCGAGGCAGGCGTACGTGAACTTCCGGGACCTGGACATCGGCCAGAACGTGGTGGCGGACGACGTCAGTAGTTCCGAAAGCGGCAAGGTTTGGGGTGAGCGGTACTTCATGAGCAACTACCAGAGGCTCGCGTCCGTGAAGGCGACCGCGGATCCCATGGACTACTTCAGAAACGAGCAGAGCATCCCCCCGTTACTCCCGGTCCCAACctacaacgactacaacgacgacCCAAGTGAGCAGAGATTCATGCCAAGAGATCCGATTAACTAG
- the LOC123447899 gene encoding uncharacterized protein LOC123447899: MLRLQMHPLPPPRATLHATTATLSYSLHRRLSLSASATPFSTEEYLVATCGLTRAQALKASKKLSHLKSASNPDAVLALLSGVGLSRPDIAAVVAADPLLLRSRVDNVAPRLTALRDRLGLSAPEIASFLLVGATALRSCDITPKLEFWIPFFGSFGKLLQTMKRNRSILTTDLEKVAKPNIALLEQCGLSVCDIVKLSTPCSRLLVFNPERVKAFVLRAEKLGVPRSSYIFKYAVGVACSITEDKVAARMEFLRSTLGCSMDKVRIAVRNKPHILGISEEKLLLKIEFMVAEVGLDPEYIVERPMLFTYSLEKRMKPRYYVAKILQAKALMKKSVGFRRLVGYGEDNFIATYIDSHKDTVPGLADAYAAARAGELLLISSFVCRH, from the coding sequence atgcTCCGCCTCCAGATGCACCCTCTcccgccgccccgcgccacccTCCACGCTACCACGGCCACGCTCTCctactctctccaccgccgcctctctctctccgcCTCCGCCACCCCATTCtcaaccgaggagtacctcgtcgCCACCTGCGGTCTCACCCGAGCGCAGGCGCTCAAGGCGTCCAAGAAACTCTCCCACCTCAAGTCCGCCTCCAACCCAGACGCCGTGCTCGCCCTCCTCTCCGGCGTCGGCCTCTCCCGCCCCGACATCGCCGCGGTCGTCGCCGCCGACCCGCTGCTCCTCCGCTCCAGGGTGGACAACGTCGCCCCCCGCCTCACCGCCCTACGCGACCGCCTCGGCCTCTCCGCGCCGGAGATCGCCAGCTTCCTCCTGGTGGGCGCCACGGCCCTCCGCTCGTGCGACATCACGCCCAAGCTCGAGTTCTGGATCCCCTTCTTCGGCTCCTTCGGCAAGCTCCTGCAGACCATGAAGAGGAACAGGTCCATCCTGACCACGGACCTCGAGAAGGTCGCCAAGCCCAACATAGCGCTGCTGGAGCAGTGCGGGCTAAGTGTTTGTGATATTGTCAAGCTGTCGACGCCCTGTTCTAGGCTGCTGGTGTTCAATCCAGAGCGGGTGAAGGCGTTTGTGCTGCGCGCTGAGAAGCTTGGCGTGCCCCGCTCCTCGTATATATTCAAGTACGCGGTGGGTGTCGCGTGTTCTATCACCGAAGACAAGGTCGCCGCGAGGATGGAGTTCTTGAGGAGCACTCTTGGCTGCTCCATGGACAAGGTGCGCATTGCAGTTCGGAACAAGCCCCACATTCTAGGAATATCcgaggagaaactccttctcaagatagAGTTCATGGTCGCTGAGGTTGGTTTGGATCCAGAGTACATTGTTGAGAGACCCATGCTATTTACCTACAGCCTGGAGAAGCGGATGAAACCCCGGTATTATGTTGCAAAGATCCTTCAAGCTAAGGCACTGATGAAGAAAAGTGTCGGCTTCCGGCGATTAGTTGGCTATGGTGAGGATAATTTCATTGCAACATACATCGACAGTCATAAGGACACTGTTCCCGGGCTTGCAGATGCTTATGCAGCAGCTCGTGCTGGGGAATTGCTTCTGATTTCCAGCTTTGTATGCAGACATTGA